From the Lathyrus oleraceus cultivar Zhongwan6 chromosome 4, CAAS_Psat_ZW6_1.0, whole genome shotgun sequence genome, one window contains:
- the LOC127073856 gene encoding LOB domain-containing protein 27, protein MTLKGGTTQACAACKFQRRKCTTECLLAPFFPADQPKIFLNVHKLFGVSNIVKILKFLEPGQKKPAMDSIIMQANYRDKYPVHGCWEEICRLQYQIWMLEEELHAVYQQLEICRQQQHQQLPHDDVTSQLELGMGPRSSNALALFNNTPQPQNYNTVAAPLSVSQQHSYSNSNSVDYNNSPLYMDSKDNVTNPNLWLQYPYTNNNGNSITMQPHQLIASESQQPLSSVQQGVVEDNYDEMHSFFDTVDDRQSYIYSKEAYESSSEESLKDTRKCTEHVSENELKSAAACFSLTSVN, encoded by the exons ATGACCCTTAAGGGTGGGACAACACAGGCTTGTGCGGCATGCAAATTCCAGAGAAGAAAGTGCACAACTGAGTGCCTTTTAGCTCCGTTTTTCCCTGCAGATCAACCTAAGATATTCCTTAATGTCCACAAACTATTTGGAGTTAGCAACATTGTCAAAATACTTAAGTTCCTCGAACCTGGCCAGAAGAAACCCGCCATGGATTCTATTATCATGCAGGCTAATTATAGAGATAAGTATCCTGTGCATGGATGTTGGGAGGAAATTTGCAGGCTACAATATCAAATATGGATGTTGGAAGAAGAACTTCATGCTGTTTATCAGCAGCTTGAAATTTGTCGACAACAACAGCACCAACAGTTGCCTCATGATGATGTCACTTCGCAGTTGGAATTGGGAATGGGACCGCGTTCGTCAAATGCGCTCGCGCTCTTTAATAACACTCCGCAGCCGCAGAATTACAACACAGTGGCTGCTCCTTTGTCTGTGTCTCAACAGCATTCTTACTCCAACAGCAATAGTGTGGATTATAATAACTCTCCTCTCTATATGGATTCGAAGGATAATGTTACGAATCCGAATTTGTGGCTTCAGTACCCTTACACCAATAACAATGGCAATTCAATAACAATGCAACCTCATCAGTTGATTGCCTCGGAGTCACAACAGCCACTGTCATCTGTTCAACAAGGAGTTGTTGAAGATAATTATGATGAAATGCATTCGTTTTTTGATACGGTTGATGATAGGCAATCATACATTTATTCTAAGGAGGCTTATGAATCAAG TTCAGAAGAGTCATTGAAAGACACAAGAAAGTGCACAGAGCATGTTTCTGAGAATGAACTGAAGAGTGCTGCTGCTTGTTTCAGCCTTACCAGTGTCAACTGA